The proteins below come from a single Larimichthys crocea isolate SSNF chromosome XIV, L_crocea_2.0, whole genome shotgun sequence genomic window:
- the LOC104923998 gene encoding uncharacterized protein LOC104923998, producing MNHTEGHCVRSKQRSTSTSSTLPPISNRTLHHPSFMPLYAASGFMHHHSGQTLHPIIPAEFYYIDPTESSGRRNPNFVTELTVLDCFQLNTPPPVMTARPAPPTRPDPFRSGAHLTRNLGSLTFKIDTLHRPVQPSQVVLQLTQEEDQAITNLLKLHYQEPRQTDETLTAPHMDSHPEPTQVYEPCCSDVQHPSLRGHSQQGRCWSVAELDAANTLLSRFCLMEEVNIWSHDDNRTASTIPDSLPHQRQGSGTDFTQHDIDYVSFSRVGESGEQGWRYFVFAEGMDADDVAVGDVSSSPPRLPSASSKSRTSISRDQRTLSDSEGDAVLVLLSLGNVGSLDIVQ from the exons ATGAACCACACTGAAGGACACTGTGTC AGGTCCAAGCAGcggtccacctccacctcctccaccctgcctcCCATCTCCAACAGGACCCTGCACCACCCCTCTTTCATGCCTCTGTACGCGGCTTCAGGCTTCATGCACCATCACAGCGGCCAAACAC TGCACCCCATCATCCCCGCGGAGTTTTACTACATCGACCCCACCGAGAGCTCCGGGAGGAGGAACCCCAACTTCGTGACTGAGCTGACG GTCCTCGATTGCTTCCAGCTAAACACTCCACCGCCAGTTATGACCGCCCGCCCCGCCCCACCAACCCGTCCAGACCCATTTAGATCCGGCGCACATCTCACCAGGAATCTGGGCAGCCTCACCTTTAAAATAGACACCCTCCACCGTCCGGTGCAGCCAAGCCAGGTCGTCCTCCAGCTCACCCAAGAGGAGGACCAGGCCATTACTAACCTCCTGAAACTGCACTACCAAGAGCCCAGACAGACTGATGAGACCCTTACTGCTCCACACATGGACAGTCACCCTGAACCCACACAAGTTTATGAGCCCTGCTGTAGCGATGTGCAGCATCCCAGTCTGAGAGGTCATTCGCAGCAAGGGAGATGTTGGTCGGTCGCAGAGCTTGATGCAGCCAACACCCTCTTGAGTCGCTTTTGCCTGATGGAGGAGGTCAACATCTGGAGCCACGACGACAATAGAACAGCATCAACAATCCCTGATTCTCTACCACACCAGCGTCAAGGATCCGGGACTGATTTTACCCAACACGACATTGACTACGTCAGCTTTAGTCGTGTTGGGGAATCTGGAGAACAAGGCTGGAGGTATTTTGTGTTTGCGGAGGGAATGGATGCCGATGACGTGGCAGTCGGTGACGTATCGTCTTCACCACCGAGGCTGCCTTCAGCGTCCTCAAAGAGCAGAACGAGCATCTCTCGAGATCAACGGACGCTCTCGGACTCTGAGGGAGATGCCGTGCTTGTACTCCTGAGCCTCGGCAACGTTGGATCGTTGGATATTGTGCAGTGA